TATTGAAGCCTGCTGTTTCAATATTAGATATAGTTTTTCTATTAATATTAGCACCAAATGTCCTTACCACGATTGGATTAAATATATCCATCAAAGCTGCAATAACTTTTCTCTCACTTCTTACATGTTCAATCATCACAATCTTACCATTGGGTTTACACACTCTTCTTATTTCCTTTAATCCTTTTATTGGGTCTGGAACAGAGCAAAATACACAAGTTGTAAAAACAGAATCAAATGTATTGTCATCAAAATCCATATTTTGAGCATCCATATATATTAATTTGATTTCTTTGTTAAGCTTTTTGGCTTTTCGCCTTGCTTTTTCAAGCATCTTACTGCTAAAGTCTATGCCTGTTACATCTAAATTTTTAGGATAATACTCAATATTTTTTCCTGTTCCAACTCCAACCTCTAAAACTTTACCCTGCAGTTCTTTAATAGCATCTTTGCGCCAATCTGAAAGTTTTGATGCTTCCATTGGTTTTTCCATTAAATCATATATCTTTGCAAATCTATCGTATCTTTTACGTATTATTTCAGTTCTTTTATCCAATTTCATACCTCCCTTAAACTATTAATATCATTAAACCAGAGCAATATTTATGCCAAAATTGAACTCATAATCATATATTTTGTATGTTTAAAATATAAAATTAGAGAAGAATGCATAAAAGACACACTCTTCTCTTAATTTTTTATTTCATTTCTATAGCATCTTTAGGACATTTTTTTTCACAAATTCCACAGCCAATGCATTTATCATCTATAATTTTGTGTACCTGTTTTAATTCTCCTTCGATTGCATTTACGGGACAATTCTTAGCACATATAGTACAGCCAATACACTTTTCATCAATTATTTTTGCTTTCTTCTTTTTGCTTGTATCTTCCCAAATAGCATTAGTTGGACATTTTTCAGCACAAATTCCGCAACCTGTGCATTTATCATAGTCAATTATTGCTAAATTGTTTTCAACATGTATTGCATCAAATGGACAAGCCTTTTCACAAATTTTACATCCTATGCAGCCTACTTTACAGTTTGCTTTTACTTCCTTACCAAAATCATTACTATTACAGTCCACGATTACTCTTTGACTGTATGGTACTAAACTAATAACTGATTTAGGACAAACATCTATACATTTACCACAAGCAGTACATTTATCAGGATTTATTTTTGCAATACCATCCTCAATAACTATTGCTCCAAAACTGCATGCATCTATACATGTTCCAAAGCCAAGGCATCCGTAATCGCAGCTTTTATTTCCTTTGCCTAATTTGGCAACAGCTCTACAATCCTTTATGCCATCATATTGATATTTTTCACTAGTATGGCAGCTCTTTCCTTGACAAATAACTCTTGCAACCTTTACTTCACCATCTACATCTACAGCTATACCCATTATAGCAGCTATCTTTTCAGAAACTTCAGCTCCACCAACTGGGCAGCCATTAGCAGGAGCCTCACCTTTAACCACAGCTGAAGCAAAACCATCACATCCAGGATATCCACAAGCTCCACAATTAGCACCTGGTAACACTATACTAATTTCTTCTACTCTTGGATCTACTTCAACTGCAAATTTCTTTGAAGCATAGGCTAATCCTAAAGCAAATAATACACTCATCACTCCCATACTAGCAACAGATATAATTATGATATTCATTATTTAATCACCTCCTAATTCCATTAACTACATTGCTATCAATCCTGAAAACCCTAAAAATACCATTGAAAGTATTCCTGCAATCAACAAAGTTATTCCCGCACCTTCAAGAGCTTCTGGAACATCAGCAAATTCTAATTCTTCTCTTATTCCAGCCATTATTATTAAAGCAAGGGTAAAACCTACACCTGCGCCTAGGCCAAAAACTGTACTCTCGATAAGATTATAACCCTTAATAGGTATATATAATGCCAATCCTAAAATTGCACAGTTAGTTGTTATAAGTGGTAAAAACACACCTAGTGCATCATAAAGGTATGGACTTACCTTCTTTAGAACTATTTCAACCAATTGAACTAATGATGCAATAACTAAAATAAATGACACATATTGTAAAAATCTCGATAAACCAAACGGATCTAAAATATAGTTTTGTATAAACCACGCAGCAATAGCTGAAAGTGTCATTACAAATGTTGTAGCTACACCCATTCCCCCAGCAACTTCAACCTTTTTTGAAACCCCAAGGAATGGACAAATACCTAAGAATCTAACTAATACAAAGTTGTTCACTAATGCCGTTCCAATAAAAAGTAATATTAATTCTATCATTTTTTCACCTTCCTTTAATGGCAGCATGTTTCAGTAGCTTTTTGTTTACTGAATGTATTAATTATTCCCAATAAAATTCCCAGTGTTAAAAATGCTCCTGGTGGTAAAATGAATATAATCCAAGGTGTAAAGTTAGCACCCATAACCCTTAAACCAAATATTGAACCCATTCCTAATAATTCTCTAATAATTCCTAATACAGTTAAAGCCCAAGTAAAACCTATTCCCATTCCCAATGCATCCATAAGTGCAAATCTTACAGGATTTTTAGATGCAAAGCCTTCGGCACGACCTAATATTAAACAATTTACAACGATTAGTGGTATAAATAAACCTAATACCTTCTGTATATCTGGGAAAAATGCAGCCATAAACAAGTCAGCAATAGTTACAAAGGTAGCTATAATAACTATAAATGAAGGTATTCTTACCTTTGAAGGAATATAGTTTTTTATCATAGCCACAATAACACTTGAGCATACTAGTACAAAAAAGGTTGCTAGGCCCATAGCCAAACCATTTATAGCTGTATTTGTAACTGCTAAAGTAGGACACATACCCATCAGCTGACGGAATACTGCATTTTCCTTCCATAATCCTTTAATAAATTCCTTCCACATTCTCATTATTTGCCACCTCCTGTTTTATAAGCTTTTAAAGCTGCAGGAATCGTTTTCTTTAAAATATTTGAAACTGCATTCGAAGATATTGTGGCACCTGTTATGGCTTCAATGTCTTGTTTTGCTACAAAATTATCTTTAATTGATTTTCCTTTAAACTGATCCTTAAACCAATCTTCTTCGATTCTTGCACCAAGCCCAGGTGTTTCAAGATGACTTAAAATGGTCATACCAGTTAATTTTTCTTCTTTGGTATCCAATCCAACCATCATCTTTATATCCCCCTGAAATCCTCCACCTTCAGCTACAAATGCTATTCCAACCTCTCTGCCGTTCTCATCATATCCAATAAATATCCAGTCATTATTTTCCATCACTTTATATGAGCTAGCCTTGGGAAGTACTTCTAAAATAGCTTTTTTCTGATTAGCTTCAGCAATTTCATTAATCTTAGGCTCAGTCCATTTAAAAGTTAATGCTAAAACAAGTCCTGAAACTGCACCAACAATCAAAAGAACAATGACCATTCTTGATGTACTATTCATTACTTTGCCACCTCCCCAAAGATTTTACTTCTTGTATATCTATTTATAATAGGAGTTAATCCGTTCATAAATAATATCGAATAAAGAACACCTTCTGGATATCCACCATACACCCTAATAATAACCAAAATTATACCAGCACCTATTCCAAAGATCCATCTTCCCTTTTTAGTAATAGGGGTTGTAACCATATCGGTAGCCATAAAGAAAGCACCTAACATTAATCCTCCAGATAAAAGATGGAATATTGGGTCTTGACCTAATAACAATGTCATAATAAAAACTGTCCCAAGATAGCTTACAGGTATTCTCCAATCAATACATTTTCTATATAGTAAATATAGTCCTCCAATTAAAATGAAAATTGCCGATGTTTCTCCAATAGAACCCCCAACATTTCCTATCAACAAATCGAAATAATTAGTTTTGATTCCTTGCATTTTAAGCAGATTTAATGGAGTTGCTGCACTTACACCATCCAATGGTGCAAGCCATTCTGTCATTTTTACTGGAAAAGTTATTAAAAGAAAGGCCCTACCTATCAATGCAGGATTGAAAATATTTTGACCAAGTCCTCCAAAAACCATTTTTCCTAATCCTATAGAAACTACACCTCCAACTACTGCCATCCAAATTGGAAGATTAGGTGGTAAGGTAAGTCCAAGTAATAAACCAGTAACCAATCCACTTCCGTCTCTAAGAGTTATAGGTTTTTTTCTTACTTTTTGAAAAATAACCTCTGTAATTAATGATG
This region of Caloranaerobacter sp. TR13 genomic DNA includes:
- a CDS encoding RnfABCDGE type electron transport complex subunit D yields the protein MHNIKLVVSSSPHIKDRDNVTKIMLSVVIALIPTVLSGIFFFGLKSLIILLTTISSSLITEVIFQKVRKKPITLRDGSGLVTGLLLGLTLPPNLPIWMAVVGGVVSIGLGKMVFGGLGQNIFNPALIGRAFLLITFPVKMTEWLAPLDGVSAATPLNLLKMQGIKTNYFDLLIGNVGGSIGETSAIFILIGGLYLLYRKCIDWRIPVSYLGTVFIMTLLLGQDPIFHLLSGGLMLGAFFMATDMVTTPITKKGRWIFGIGAGIILVIIRVYGGYPEGVLYSILFMNGLTPIINRYTRSKIFGEVAK
- a CDS encoding RnfABCDGE type electron transport complex subunit G, translating into MNSTSRMVIVLLIVGAVSGLVLALTFKWTEPKINEIAEANQKKAILEVLPKASSYKVMENNDWIFIGYDENGREVGIAFVAEGGGFQGDIKMMVGLDTKEEKLTGMTILSHLETPGLGARIEEDWFKDQFKGKSIKDNFVAKQDIEAITGATISSNAVSNILKKTIPAALKAYKTGGGK
- a CDS encoding RnfABCDGE type electron transport complex subunit B, with amino-acid sequence MNIIIISVASMGVMSVLFALGLAYASKKFAVEVDPRVEEISIVLPGANCGACGYPGCDGFASAVVKGEAPANGCPVGGAEVSEKIAAIMGIAVDVDGEVKVARVICQGKSCHTSEKYQYDGIKDCRAVAKLGKGNKSCDYGCLGFGTCIDACSFGAIVIEDGIAKINPDKCTACGKCIDVCPKSVISLVPYSQRVIVDCNSNDFGKEVKANCKVGCIGCKICEKACPFDAIHVENNLAIIDYDKCTGCGICAEKCPTNAIWEDTSKKKKAKIIDEKCIGCTICAKNCPVNAIEGELKQVHKIIDDKCIGCGICEKKCPKDAIEMK
- a CDS encoding class I SAM-dependent methyltransferase; translated protein: MDKRTEIIRKRYDRFAKIYDLMEKPMEASKLSDWRKDAIKELQGKVLEVGVGTGKNIEYYPKNLDVTGIDFSSKMLEKARRKAKKLNKEIKLIYMDAQNMDFDDNTFDSVFTTCVFCSVPDPIKGLKEIRRVCKPNGKIVMIEHVRSERKVIAALMDIFNPIVVRTFGANINRKTISNIETAGFNNIQVKDLWLDIVKKIIIINKK
- the rsxE gene encoding electron transport complex subunit RsxE → MRMWKEFIKGLWKENAVFRQLMGMCPTLAVTNTAINGLAMGLATFFVLVCSSVIVAMIKNYIPSKVRIPSFIVIIATFVTIADLFMAAFFPDIQKVLGLFIPLIVVNCLILGRAEGFASKNPVRFALMDALGMGIGFTWALTVLGIIRELLGMGSIFGLRVMGANFTPWIIFILPPGAFLTLGILLGIINTFSKQKATETCCH
- the rsxA gene encoding electron transport complex subunit RsxA, which codes for MIELILLFIGTALVNNFVLVRFLGICPFLGVSKKVEVAGGMGVATTFVMTLSAIAAWFIQNYILDPFGLSRFLQYVSFILVIASLVQLVEIVLKKVSPYLYDALGVFLPLITTNCAILGLALYIPIKGYNLIESTVFGLGAGVGFTLALIIMAGIREELEFADVPEALEGAGITLLIAGILSMVFLGFSGLIAM